Proteins encoded together in one Streptomyces sp. B1I3 window:
- a CDS encoding DUF6215 domain-containing protein: MLGFLLRLLPFWVREPLLILVGSVLGVRITYLAISEHNGTAACLGVVFLVFTAIRVHTVVRALRARRRRQSPAASPDGAVVDTVTPAHAPAPAHIPAYMPAAARAQVQGPVQALVQAPAPAGAGPRPGPDTPVKEPNAWGQAVAAVAVFGALAAALWFGPRVLPSDDSTPQPVSCPGGEHEKLPKAYTKTPQAVTGDELCEALNRPDLAQLLGTPEEAATTVSGTSNTAPLTDGNVAQPEAEVTFDTYTVNFSATYNELSTAQYVQLMKSGGENLKTLTVLGRPAFFSSEHTMRLELDLGSEGSSGPVEQGPLARTLSVAFDRKDRGGYYDITVWSSSGALPDDGVLLDIADAVLPTIPERTAR; this comes from the coding sequence GTGCTCGGTTTCCTCCTTCGTCTCCTGCCCTTCTGGGTCCGTGAGCCCCTACTCATCCTGGTCGGGTCCGTCCTCGGCGTACGCATCACGTATCTCGCCATCAGCGAGCACAACGGGACGGCGGCCTGCCTCGGCGTGGTGTTCCTCGTGTTCACCGCGATCCGCGTCCACACGGTGGTCCGTGCGCTGCGCGCACGCCGGAGGAGGCAGAGTCCGGCCGCCTCCCCGGACGGGGCGGTGGTCGATACTGTGACCCCGGCCCACGCCCCGGCCCCGGCCCACATTCCGGCCTATATGCCGGCCGCGGCCCGAGCTCAGGTCCAAGGCCCGGTCCAAGCCCTGGTCCAAGCCCCGGCCCCCGCGGGAGCCGGGCCGCGCCCCGGCCCTGACACTCCCGTGAAGGAGCCCAACGCATGGGGTCAGGCCGTCGCGGCCGTAGCCGTGTTCGGGGCGCTCGCAGCCGCGTTGTGGTTCGGCCCACGCGTGCTGCCATCCGACGACAGCACACCGCAGCCCGTCTCGTGTCCGGGCGGGGAACACGAGAAGCTGCCGAAGGCTTACACCAAGACGCCTCAGGCTGTCACGGGTGACGAGCTGTGCGAGGCACTCAACCGGCCCGACCTGGCCCAGCTCCTCGGAACGCCTGAAGAAGCCGCGACCACCGTTTCCGGCACCAGCAACACTGCGCCCCTGACCGACGGGAACGTCGCACAGCCTGAGGCCGAGGTCACGTTCGACACCTACACCGTGAACTTTTCGGCCACTTACAACGAGCTGTCGACTGCCCAGTACGTGCAGCTGATGAAGAGCGGGGGCGAAAACCTCAAGACGCTGACGGTCCTCGGCCGGCCCGCGTTCTTCTCCTCGGAACACACCATGCGGCTCGAGCTCGACCTGGGGAGTGAAGGATCCAGCGGACCGGTCGAGCAGGGTCCCCTCGCCAGGACGCTGTCCGTGGCCTTCGACCGTAAGGACCGGGGCGGCTACTACGACATCACCGTATGGAGTTCGTCCGGAGCCCTCCCGGACGACGGCGTTCTCCTCGACATCGCAGACGCGGTGCTTCCGACGATCCCCGAGCGGACTGCTCGATGA
- a CDS encoding GNAT family N-acetyltransferase, with protein MSSTTSSFPERIELSGEGLVLRDWTEADLTAMPELFDHPDIAYWTPIVSPFDEAAARARLRRDRQLRAEGAAILLAITVDGAAPLGEVMLRRAPEGTELGYAVGPAHRGQGLAARAVRVMAAYAFEQLGAGQVILELEAENAASVAVATRVGFVPLDVPLITGEEKGRPYALQTWGLDRP; from the coding sequence ATGAGCAGCACCACGTCGTCCTTTCCCGAGCGGATCGAACTGTCGGGCGAGGGCCTCGTCCTCCGCGACTGGACGGAGGCGGATTTGACCGCGATGCCGGAACTCTTCGACCACCCCGACATCGCTTACTGGACACCGATCGTCTCCCCCTTCGACGAAGCGGCCGCCCGCGCACGACTGCGCCGGGACCGGCAACTGCGGGCGGAGGGCGCTGCCATCTTGCTCGCCATCACCGTCGACGGCGCAGCACCGCTCGGCGAGGTGATGTTGCGCCGAGCCCCCGAAGGCACGGAGCTCGGTTACGCAGTCGGCCCGGCGCACCGCGGCCAGGGGCTGGCGGCACGGGCGGTGCGGGTGATGGCCGCTTACGCCTTCGAGCAGTTGGGGGCGGGGCAGGTGATTCTGGAGCTCGAGGCCGAGAACGCCGCCAGCGTTGCCGTCGCCACCAGGGTGGGCTTCGTGCCGCTGGACGTGCCGCTGATCACGGGTGAGGAGAAGGGAAGGCCCTACGCCCTGCAGACGTGGGGCCTGGACCGCCCCTGA
- a CDS encoding nitroreductase family protein has protein sequence MHHPQEPPSGIHPLLAGRFSPYRFDPSAVVDDHALGLLLEAARWAPSAGNSQPWGFSIGRPGEPEHDRMLPHLAPSSARWATDASLLVVTVTRRYVDDTQLLYSEFADHDLGQAIAHMTVQAQAMGLATHQFRAFDLEGLTNELDPNPGWVIVSMVAVGTASGGPPEGRGRRSVEHLRSAPWSPATES, from the coding sequence GTGCACCATCCTCAGGAGCCGCCCAGCGGCATACACCCATTGCTTGCCGGGCGCTTCAGCCCCTACCGGTTCGATCCGTCTGCGGTGGTCGACGACCACGCCCTCGGGCTGCTGCTGGAAGCCGCGCGGTGGGCACCGTCGGCGGGGAACTCCCAGCCGTGGGGCTTCTCCATCGGCCGGCCCGGTGAGCCGGAGCACGACCGGATGCTCCCTCACCTTGCGCCGAGCTCGGCCCGCTGGGCGACGGACGCGAGCCTGCTCGTCGTCACGGTGACGCGCCGGTACGTCGATGACACGCAGCTGCTCTACTCCGAGTTCGCGGACCACGACCTCGGCCAGGCCATCGCCCACATGACTGTTCAGGCCCAGGCCATGGGACTGGCCACGCACCAATTCCGGGCCTTCGACCTTGAAGGGCTCACCAACGAGCTGGACCCGAACCCAGGCTGGGTGATCGTCTCCATGGTCGCGGTGGGCACGGCGTCCGGCGGACCTCCGGAGGGCCGTGGCCGACGCAGCGTCGAGCACTTGCGCTCCGCTCCCTGGTCACCGGCAACCGAGTCGTGA
- a CDS encoding DinB family protein, translated as MTSDHRIGPPNSGSERDMLRSFLDYHRATLAMKCQGLTDEELRQQSMPPSTLSLLGLVRHMAEVERAWFRRVFTDNDAPMVWSDEIDFQAAYDASASTRGEAFAAWEAEVHESRRIEQEAGSLDRTGYQPRWKEEVSLRMVMLHVLLEYGRHNGHADLLREGVDGTVGA; from the coding sequence ATGACCAGCGACCATCGCATAGGACCGCCGAACAGTGGAAGCGAACGTGACATGCTGCGGTCCTTCCTCGACTACCACCGCGCGACCCTCGCCATGAAGTGCCAAGGACTTACCGACGAGGAGCTGAGACAGCAGTCGATGCCGCCGTCGACACTGTCGCTGCTCGGTCTGGTACGGCACATGGCGGAGGTGGAGCGTGCTTGGTTCCGTCGGGTCTTCACGGACAACGACGCGCCCATGGTCTGGTCCGACGAGATCGACTTTCAGGCAGCGTACGACGCGAGCGCGTCCACCCGAGGCGAGGCGTTCGCAGCCTGGGAGGCCGAGGTGCACGAGTCGCGCCGTATCGAGCAGGAGGCCGGGTCGTTGGACCGGACCGGATATCAGCCGCGATGGAAGGAGGAGGTGTCCCTGCGGATGGTGATGTTGCACGTGCTCCTGGAGTACGGCAGACACAACGGGCATGCGGACCTTCTGCGCGAAGGTGTCGACGGAACCGTTGGCGCCTGA
- a CDS encoding dienelactone hydrolase family protein: MPTKTLQIPTPDGPADAFAAFPDGGERHPGVLLYPDAFGVRPVLKEMAGELADHGYYVLVPNLYYRHGPAPVIPLPEHIGEEIRPAVIAQLMPLLKAHITEHRVRRDADAYLAFLATRPEVGAGPVAVIGYCIGAALALRTAAAHPDQVAAVAGFHPGFVVTDTPDSPHRLVPELTAQVHLGLSDDLPSAAISELSRALDAAGLGHTAETYPGTVHGFTMADTDAFDSSALQRHWDRLLSLLGRSLTNS, translated from the coding sequence TTGCCCACCAAGACACTGCAGATCCCCACCCCGGACGGCCCGGCCGACGCTTTCGCCGCGTTCCCCGACGGCGGTGAGCGGCACCCAGGGGTGCTGCTCTACCCGGACGCTTTCGGCGTGCGGCCCGTACTGAAGGAAATGGCCGGTGAACTAGCCGACCACGGCTACTACGTGCTCGTCCCCAACCTCTACTACCGGCACGGCCCGGCACCCGTGATCCCGCTTCCCGAGCACATCGGAGAGGAGATCCGGCCCGCAGTCATCGCCCAGCTGATGCCCCTGCTCAAGGCGCACATCACCGAACACCGGGTCCGGCGCGACGCCGACGCCTATCTCGCGTTCCTCGCCACCCGGCCCGAGGTCGGCGCCGGACCGGTCGCAGTGATCGGCTACTGCATCGGCGCCGCCTTGGCGCTGCGCACCGCAGCGGCCCACCCCGACCAGGTGGCAGCCGTCGCCGGATTCCACCCCGGCTTCGTGGTGACCGACACGCCCGACAGCCCGCATCGCCTCGTCCCCGAGCTCACCGCCCAAGTGCACCTCGGCCTCTCCGACGACCTTCCGTCCGCAGCCATCAGCGAGCTCAGCCGGGCTCTGGACGCCGCAGGACTCGGTCACACCGCCGAGACATACCCCGGCACCGTCCACGGCTTCACCATGGCCGACACCGACGCCTTCGATTCTTCCGCGCTGCAGCGCCATTGGGACCGCCTGCTGTCCCTCCTCGGACGCAGCCTGACCAACAGCTGA
- a CDS encoding MarR family winged helix-turn-helix transcriptional regulator, which translates to MTRAEATDMPDETALRTPDRLRRRASRLLSQLTLRSDRLVTEGLAGADARKWHYAVLASLQEYGPCSQADLSRRSGIYRSDMVGVLNELVERDLVERAPDPGDRRRNVITLSARGRRHLRLLDEVLDDLHDQLLAPLRPAERDQFVQLLTRLLDHHTQAP; encoded by the coding sequence GTGACCAGAGCCGAAGCCACGGACATGCCCGACGAGACCGCGCTGAGGACGCCGGACAGGCTCAGGCGGCGGGCGAGCAGGCTGCTGTCGCAGCTGACCTTGCGGTCGGACCGGCTGGTCACCGAGGGCCTGGCCGGGGCCGACGCCCGCAAGTGGCACTACGCGGTGCTCGCCTCGCTGCAGGAGTACGGGCCGTGCAGCCAGGCCGACCTGAGCAGACGCTCCGGCATCTACCGCAGCGACATGGTCGGTGTGCTCAACGAACTGGTCGAGCGTGACCTCGTCGAAAGGGCACCGGATCCCGGCGACCGGCGCCGTAACGTCATCACGCTCTCCGCCCGAGGCCGCCGCCATCTGCGCCTCCTCGACGAGGTTCTGGACGACCTCCATGACCAGCTGCTCGCGCCGCTCCGTCCGGCCGAACGCGACCAGTTCGTGCAGTTGCTCACCCGCCTGTTGGACCACCACACCCAGGCCCCCTGA
- a CDS encoding zinc-binding dehydrogenase, with translation MNSDRTHMNAVIVPEFGEADVLRPATLPIPEPGPGQVAIDVAYAGANFAEILYRRGVVDVPLPFVPGIEVAGRIRAVGEGVEGLTAGQPVAALTIVGSGGYAEVVVTSAELIAPLDGLGIGLDVAAALPSNSTTAFLVLDRVARVEPGESVLVHAAAGGVGSQLGQAARLLGAGRVVGTVGSEAKIEIAKRFGYDEVVQRDQMADAGEFDIVVDMVGGPARRAGLDRLAPMGRLVVMGNASGAEDVGIPANELWFTNKTVSGFNLAAFSAAQPAETGQALRRAVAAAATGDLRVRTEVLPLARVVEAHRRIESGTTTGKLVLDIAAL, from the coding sequence ATGAACAGCGACCGCACGCACATGAACGCAGTGATCGTCCCCGAGTTCGGTGAGGCCGACGTGCTCCGCCCCGCCACCCTGCCGATACCCGAGCCCGGGCCGGGCCAGGTCGCCATCGATGTGGCGTACGCGGGCGCGAACTTCGCCGAGATCCTCTACCGGCGCGGCGTGGTCGACGTGCCGCTCCCGTTCGTGCCGGGCATCGAGGTGGCGGGCCGGATACGAGCTGTCGGCGAGGGCGTGGAGGGCCTGACCGCGGGGCAGCCCGTGGCCGCGCTCACGATCGTCGGAAGTGGGGGCTACGCCGAGGTGGTGGTCACCTCCGCCGAGCTGATCGCGCCGCTGGACGGCCTCGGCATCGGGCTGGACGTCGCCGCGGCTCTGCCTTCCAACAGCACCACCGCGTTCCTCGTGCTCGACCGGGTGGCCCGGGTCGAGCCCGGAGAGAGCGTTCTGGTCCACGCGGCGGCCGGTGGCGTGGGAAGCCAGCTCGGCCAGGCCGCCCGTCTCCTGGGTGCGGGCCGCGTGGTGGGCACCGTCGGCAGCGAGGCCAAGATCGAGATCGCCAAGCGTTTCGGCTATGACGAGGTCGTCCAGCGCGACCAGATGGCCGACGCCGGCGAGTTCGACATCGTGGTCGACATGGTCGGCGGCCCCGCACGTCGCGCCGGCCTGGACCGGCTGGCCCCGATGGGACGCCTGGTGGTGATGGGTAACGCCTCCGGCGCCGAAGACGTCGGAATCCCGGCCAATGAACTGTGGTTCACCAACAAGACCGTCTCCGGCTTCAACCTGGCCGCATTCTCCGCCGCTCAACCCGCGGAGACGGGGCAGGCGCTGCGCCGCGCGGTGGCGGCCGCGGCGACAGGTGATCTGCGGGTACGGACCGAGGTCCTGCCACTGGCACGCGTGGTAGAGGCGCACCGACGCATCGAGTCGGGCACGACCACGGGCAAACTCGTGCTCGACATCGCAGCTCTGTGA
- a CDS encoding helix-turn-helix transcriptional regulator, with the protein MAAIHSSLSRDDRRTEMREFLRSRRARVSPADVGMPDGGRRRTPGLRREEVAVLAGVGVSWYTWLEQGRDIKVSAQVIDAIARVLLLDPAERAHLYRLAGLIPPQVTSAPSAAPSPEVQRLLDAWAPRPGYVRDRHWNFTAVNDAARVVFGYRESDHNCLVSFFTNARYRVLHRYWAETAPDVAAAFRADAARYPDDSEFGRIASDLAAVCPEFAELWARHDVAEHTSAVKAVDHPEAGTMIFEATLLPLPEHPGHHLILHSPRPGTGTQQRLQTLMRQQHRLVVPHPG; encoded by the coding sequence ATGGCCGCCATACATTCGTCTCTGTCCCGCGACGACCGCCGCACCGAGATGAGGGAGTTCCTGCGCAGCCGCCGAGCCCGGGTCTCGCCGGCCGACGTCGGCATGCCGGACGGTGGCCGACGGCGCACGCCGGGCCTGCGCCGTGAGGAAGTCGCGGTGCTGGCAGGCGTCGGAGTGTCCTGGTACACGTGGCTGGAACAGGGGCGTGACATCAAGGTGTCCGCGCAAGTCATCGACGCGATCGCCCGCGTTCTGCTGCTGGACCCCGCCGAGCGCGCCCATCTGTACCGTCTGGCCGGGCTCATCCCGCCACAGGTCACCTCCGCGCCCTCGGCAGCCCCCTCACCCGAGGTGCAGCGGCTACTGGACGCCTGGGCACCGAGGCCCGGCTACGTTCGCGACCGCCACTGGAATTTCACCGCCGTCAACGACGCGGCCCGCGTGGTCTTCGGCTACCGCGAGAGCGACCACAACTGCCTGGTCTCCTTCTTCACCAACGCCCGCTACCGGGTCCTGCACCGGTACTGGGCGGAGACCGCCCCCGATGTGGCCGCTGCCTTCCGGGCCGACGCGGCACGTTACCCGGACGACTCGGAGTTCGGCCGCATCGCCTCCGATCTGGCCGCGGTCTGCCCCGAGTTCGCCGAACTGTGGGCCCGCCACGATGTTGCCGAGCACACCAGCGCGGTCAAGGCGGTCGATCACCCCGAGGCCGGAACGATGATCTTCGAGGCCACGCTGCTGCCACTGCCCGAGCACCCTGGGCACCACCTGATCCTGCACAGCCCACGTCCCGGCACCGGCACCCAGCAGCGGCTGCAGACGTTGATGCGGCAGCAGCACAGACTGGTGGTGCCACACCCAGGATGA
- a CDS encoding prephenate dehydratase, translating to MTTVAYQGEPGSNSATAGHALFPEGQELPCTSFDQALDAVTLGTADVAVIPVDNSAAGRVADVHHLLPESGLFIVAEYFLAIRFDLMGVPGAALDQVECVRSHVHALGQCRKVLREGGWRTLVSDDTAGAAREVAELGDPRHAALAPPAAARLYGLDVLRSEVEDDPENTTRFVVLSRDSSLAPDTGEAMMTSLFFCVRNIPSALYKALGGFASNAVNLTKIESYQIGAGLNPSRFYVEIEGHPDEPHVALALQELRFFSSEVRTLGTYPAHPHRLRGQAG from the coding sequence GTGACCACCGTCGCATATCAGGGTGAACCCGGATCAAACTCGGCGACCGCAGGCCACGCCCTGTTCCCGGAAGGACAGGAGCTCCCCTGTACGAGCTTCGACCAGGCTCTGGACGCCGTCACACTCGGCACCGCGGACGTCGCGGTGATTCCGGTGGACAACTCTGCGGCCGGGCGCGTCGCGGACGTGCACCATCTGCTGCCGGAATCGGGGCTGTTCATCGTCGCCGAATACTTCCTCGCCATCCGCTTCGATCTGATGGGTGTCCCCGGCGCCGCCCTCGATCAGGTGGAGTGCGTACGTAGCCACGTGCATGCCCTGGGGCAGTGCCGGAAGGTACTGCGGGAGGGCGGTTGGCGCACCCTCGTCAGCGATGACACGGCCGGGGCGGCGCGTGAGGTGGCGGAACTGGGTGATCCGCGGCACGCGGCGCTCGCCCCGCCTGCCGCGGCTCGGCTCTACGGGCTGGATGTCCTGCGGTCCGAGGTCGAGGACGACCCGGAGAACACCACGCGCTTCGTCGTCCTCTCCCGGGACTCCTCCCTCGCCCCGGACACGGGCGAGGCGATGATGACGAGCCTGTTCTTCTGCGTGCGCAACATCCCCAGCGCCCTCTACAAGGCGCTCGGCGGCTTCGCCAGCAACGCCGTGAACCTCACCAAGATCGAGAGCTACCAGATCGGCGCCGGGCTGAACCCCAGCCGGTTCTACGTGGAGATCGAGGGGCACCCCGACGAGCCGCATGTGGCACTCGCCCTGCAGGAGTTGCGCTTCTTCTCGTCCGAGGTGCGCACCCTGGGGACGTACCCGGCGCATCCGCACCGGCTGCGGGGCCAGGCCGGCTGA
- a CDS encoding ATP-binding protein yields MNATTTLDRTERDEQEFGSGRVAAGTAYDMEAGEIAAARSFTREFLTDVQAAHGVRVPSRASEIAQLVVSELATNVCKYAPDPCLLDLEVSGGMLMITMWDSGPVLPAARHTDPGRVGQHGLEIVLAVCQSFEMRREPVGKRIRVQIPLLDEPHNEPVGRSPWGLS; encoded by the coding sequence ATGAACGCAACGACGACACTCGACAGGACCGAGCGGGACGAGCAGGAGTTCGGCAGCGGTCGGGTGGCGGCCGGCACGGCCTACGACATGGAGGCCGGAGAGATCGCCGCCGCGCGCTCTTTCACCCGGGAGTTCCTGACGGACGTGCAGGCCGCACACGGCGTGCGTGTTCCCTCACGGGCGTCTGAGATCGCGCAGCTGGTCGTCAGCGAGTTGGCCACAAATGTGTGCAAGTACGCGCCGGATCCGTGTCTGCTGGACCTCGAAGTGAGCGGCGGCATGCTGATGATCACGATGTGGGACTCCGGTCCGGTGCTTCCCGCAGCACGGCACACCGACCCCGGCCGCGTGGGACAACACGGTTTGGAGATCGTTCTCGCCGTCTGTCAGAGCTTCGAGATGCGACGCGAGCCTGTGGGAAAGCGGATTCGTGTGCAGATCCCGTTGCTGGACGAGCCCCACAACGAGCCGGTCGGCCGGTCTCCCTGGGGCCTTTCGTAA
- a CDS encoding MerR family transcriptional regulator — MTADDSFGRLEDDDYPAYTMGRAADILGTSQNFLRAIGDARLITPLRSKGGHRRYSRYQLRIAARARELVDAGTPIEAACRIVILEDQLEEAQRINAEHRATHSSTPQTAA, encoded by the coding sequence ATGACAGCAGACGATTCCTTCGGCCGTCTGGAAGACGACGACTACCCCGCCTACACCATGGGCCGCGCCGCCGACATCCTCGGTACCAGCCAGAACTTCCTGCGTGCCATCGGGGACGCCCGCCTCATCACCCCGCTGCGTTCAAAAGGCGGACACCGCCGCTACTCCCGCTACCAGTTGCGTATCGCGGCCCGGGCCCGGGAACTCGTCGACGCGGGAACCCCGATCGAGGCTGCCTGCCGCATCGTGATCCTTGAGGACCAGCTCGAGGAAGCCCAGCGCATCAACGCCGAACACCGCGCCACCCACTCCTCGACACCGCAGACCGCAGCCTGA
- a CDS encoding GNAT family N-acetyltransferase: protein MRSSTRIRLIEPTDAAPIAAHRVRDFEAFRPWEPAQPAGFFTPEGQAERIDSLLAGYRAGAVWPGVVLADDQVIGQVTVGGILPQPHLRRGSVGYWIAGVAQNQGHAGHAVGLVLRVMTDELGLHRAEASTNLENLPSQRVLRRNGFSPYGVAHSSIFLDGSWRDGLLWERILGD, encoded by the coding sequence ATGCGCAGCAGCACCAGGATCCGCCTGATCGAGCCCACCGACGCCGCCCCGATAGCCGCGCACCGGGTGCGTGACTTCGAGGCTTTCCGGCCGTGGGAACCGGCCCAGCCGGCCGGCTTCTTCACCCCGGAGGGCCAGGCGGAGCGGATCGACAGCCTGCTGGCCGGATACCGGGCCGGCGCGGTCTGGCCGGGTGTGGTGCTCGCCGACGACCAGGTGATCGGGCAGGTGACCGTCGGAGGCATCCTGCCGCAGCCGCACCTGCGCCGCGGCTCCGTCGGATACTGGATCGCCGGCGTCGCCCAGAACCAAGGGCACGCCGGGCACGCCGTCGGGCTTGTACTCCGGGTGATGACGGACGAACTCGGTCTGCACCGTGCGGAGGCGTCCACCAATCTGGAGAATCTGCCGTCGCAGCGGGTGCTGCGCCGCAACGGGTTCAGCCCGTACGGCGTCGCGCACTCCTCGATCTTTCTTGACGGGAGCTGGCGGGACGGGCTCCTGTGGGAGCGGATCCTCGGCGACTGA
- the sigJ gene encoding RNA polymerase sigma factor SigJ: protein MGTAETSTGETADERRQLINVAYRLLGSLAEVEDAVQEAYARWYALPRSRQAEIVSPGAWLTTVTGRICLDVLGSARARRERYVGAWLPEPLPDRAEWGGGHGTDPADQMVLDESVAMAFLVVLDAMTPAERVSFVLHDVFRYPFAEIAGILGRTPAACKQLAASARRRVHVGDAPVTAAGQADVVRHVKEAWETKDIAALVGLLDPAAVMTADGGGMVGTALRPIGGGARIAEYMIAIAGKAPGLELLERSVNGVPGLVAQHAGVVTTVASFDVADGRVTRIWAVRNPEKLRPWVRGG, encoded by the coding sequence ATGGGCACGGCTGAGACGAGCACCGGCGAGACAGCCGATGAGCGGCGCCAACTGATCAACGTCGCCTACCGGCTGCTCGGCTCACTGGCCGAGGTCGAGGATGCCGTGCAGGAGGCCTACGCGCGCTGGTACGCGCTGCCGCGAAGCCGGCAGGCGGAAATCGTGTCCCCTGGCGCCTGGCTGACGACGGTGACCGGCCGCATATGCCTGGACGTGCTCGGCTCGGCGCGGGCCCGGCGTGAACGCTACGTCGGCGCGTGGCTGCCCGAGCCGCTGCCCGACCGCGCCGAGTGGGGCGGCGGCCACGGAACAGACCCCGCCGACCAGATGGTCCTGGATGAATCGGTGGCCATGGCCTTCCTCGTCGTCCTGGATGCGATGACACCCGCCGAGCGGGTCTCGTTCGTCCTGCACGACGTCTTCCGATATCCCTTCGCCGAGATCGCCGGCATCCTCGGCCGGACCCCTGCGGCCTGTAAGCAATTGGCGGCCTCTGCCCGGCGGCGGGTGCACGTGGGCGACGCTCCGGTGACGGCGGCGGGGCAGGCCGACGTGGTGCGGCATGTCAAAGAGGCATGGGAGACGAAGGACATCGCGGCCCTCGTCGGCCTCCTCGACCCGGCCGCCGTGATGACCGCCGACGGCGGAGGCATGGTCGGCACCGCCCTGCGCCCGATCGGAGGCGGCGCACGCATCGCCGAGTACATGATCGCCATCGCCGGCAAGGCTCCGGGGCTCGAACTCCTGGAGCGGTCGGTCAACGGTGTGCCGGGCCTGGTGGCTCAGCATGCCGGTGTCGTCACGACCGTGGCGTCCTTCGATGTCGCCGACGGTCGCGTCACCCGCATCTGGGCAGTCCGCAATCCGGAGAAGTTGCGGCCGTGGGTGCGAGGCGGTTGA
- a CDS encoding SDR family oxidoreductase: MNERKTALVTGANKGIGYEIAAGLGALGFSVGVGARDGRRREAAVEKLRAAGIDAFGVPLDVTDDGSVTAAARLVEKHAGRLDVLVNNAGITGDMPQEPTRVDPETIRTVVETNVIGVIRVTNAMLPLLRRSPSPRIVNMSSSVGSLTRQAGVAGEQTTGPVAVAYAPSKTFLNAVTLQYARELSGTNILINAGCPGFVATDLNGFRGVRTPHQGAAIAIELATLPDDGPTGTFAEDAGPVPW; the protein is encoded by the coding sequence ATGAATGAACGGAAGACTGCGCTGGTCACAGGCGCGAACAAAGGCATCGGGTACGAGATCGCGGCGGGACTGGGTGCCCTCGGCTTCAGCGTCGGCGTCGGCGCCCGTGACGGTCGACGACGGGAAGCTGCGGTGGAGAAACTACGCGCCGCCGGCATCGACGCGTTCGGCGTACCGCTGGACGTCACCGACGACGGGAGCGTGACCGCCGCCGCACGGTTGGTCGAAAAGCATGCCGGGCGGCTTGATGTGCTCGTCAACAACGCCGGCATCACCGGTGACATGCCGCAGGAGCCCACCCGGGTCGATCCCGAGACGATCCGGACGGTCGTGGAGACCAACGTGATCGGTGTCATCCGGGTCACCAATGCGATGCTGCCACTACTGCGCCGCTCACCCTCGCCGCGGATCGTGAACATGTCCAGCAGCGTCGGCTCCCTCACCCGGCAGGCAGGAGTGGCCGGTGAGCAGACGACAGGCCCGGTGGCCGTGGCGTACGCGCCGTCGAAGACGTTCCTGAACGCCGTCACCCTTCAGTACGCCCGGGAGCTGAGCGGTACGAACATCCTGATCAACGCAGGCTGCCCCGGATTCGTCGCGACGGACCTCAACGGCTTCCGCGGCGTGCGTACCCCCCACCAGGGCGCGGCGATCGCCATCGAGCTCGCGACCCTGCCCGACGACGGTCCGACCGGCACGTTCGCCGAAGACGCCGGCCCAGTGCCCTGGTGA